A window of the Zeugodacus cucurbitae isolate PBARC_wt_2022May chromosome 2, idZeuCucr1.2, whole genome shotgun sequence genome harbors these coding sequences:
- the LOC105214270 gene encoding leucine-rich repeat serine/threonine-protein kinase 1 isoform X1 produces the protein MPWHFVDKPKPGTETALEACDYFVDEVIEFSHSLDAREQVRMIKHRELRHAVLNGDERTVCVLLEALGAERHVVTNMAPAGASTLLYLASQAGYEGITNRLLDAGADGRSHAVTKYSPLYVAVHHGHYNIAKLMLERFPELIQQSTVERWLPIHAACINGHISLLELLIEFKYPQYLYTIYRDVEGKWEWYLPFDPNAQDVTGQTSLYIASILGNKALVNLLLRWKVKCHKIVSNEVGGNGKEATRNSSTSSTPITPTRKRISFGIQAIMLKLNITGEDDNRVSEEKESEICPINLNLLCGAARETALLAAVRGGFVDVAKLLLEHGANPNILAKPVEDQNDPKCIEEIYGLSNVPIAEACKQHSLPMLELLLKYGARDENGTALSVAITSEDEVILNRLLAQRVHPDSDYKINKKELPAPIDVNAFLPSAANISYSAMFPNVPTIIDWHNNSNVQLSFVRVNWLVNGVLKLNPKLQGHPMVNDITLTAITRIDFSHNNISIIPLAIFKLVSLKYLNIAQNKISSLPSPEQSPNSVKYSYNCPVLEELFIQDNRLVTIPTEIFHLPSLAILDISNNKLQEMPFDMWKAPKLRELNIAFNLLRDLPVPPMQTLISHLSSEKFESESLFKTDSSNENNSKQRHLVFQQLIHRNIWSNSLEITDNEMKWNKSKQEEGFSKLNSLNIANNLFTSIPVVLPCLAANLTRLNISYNSLRSMGHVTSYPSTLKQLDLSHNEISCWPSLPRITTESDPHLLCYSFIEQPIAASADDATSFVKPVVSGKTTTFRSTVLKSVCQHRRHLRLESLRTLILADNLLTRIQLSTDDVTTLFNESDDADWSVVGVTKSKLIFPNLSMLDISNNCLKEIPTSLHELNGLSVLNISGNVNITDLPPHLGLLSRLWNLNTRGCLLQEPLKSMIESKKYKTMDIIGYLKSIYENSVIYARMKLMVVGVQGIGKTTLLDLLRQGGGSQKTRASENHWTKRMGHRRNTSKLNNKGNISTVGVDIGTWICERGKKAPGSHGPVIFRTWDFGGQKEYYATHQYFLSKRSLYLVLWKITDGHKGLSEILQWLGNIQARAQNSAVIIVGTHFDAVGETFSAQKAEELQQIIREKFIAIPDAEKIGLPRVIDSIEISCRTMHNVRLLANIIYDTAFMLRSPGSKEPLLLQKVPATYIALEDIVSVIATNLRSAGVDPVLDAEEYRKCITEEMRLHNYKSFRDTAELNQATMFLHDNGVILHYDDATLRDYYFLDPQWLCDMLAHVVTVREINPFARTGIMNMDDLGLLFRNDKTQSNKNRSYIVSLLNKFEVALTWDSRTLLIPSLLPSHEDSTANGGTTIKVFQRSRARNLNKGCSNKIDTNNLTFKSHSPHNCFGSDVGLRRILLMTYFPSGFWSRILTRLLADEQIMDAIKSMYLPENDKCLEFDVRTTVDLEAKWTLWQTGVSLNLGSILIFKVWEVPFLATTTTQLFRNPMNRFKLKLDGLWGDINLWSSSILEIYFPLFNIDVYKQVSTDDPVFVAQIEPDMSVVSKLLALVVDHIDLLLEDWYPALGTRFVHTSEGRFLITRLALCPKCLQKLKSDNSGRENRAAINCGASGGVPADSYSGNKNKRAVKLNGSSDESGMNLFSAYVNATERCERSSEDSLYHSDADSGVGPDSTSSSRNTSVDGHPVYNQLEVTSVCYCWMVEECILSVYNETKIVCPVHLDIQINWLAPDVVFADIPDRYSINSDAIIKGTLLGRGAFGFVFKATCKLKTARSFKAVAMKMLQPVPPGPRAKESALMAYKVAMGKWDRDPLQHACKAYCTARQELAVLLTLKHPNIVPLVGICIRPLALVLELAPMGGLDSILRQYRRRGAHIGPHTFQILVLQAARAIEYLHRRRIIYRDLKSENVLVWDFPDPHSEDTPRNNVQIKIADYGISRQTAPNGSKGFGGTEGFMAPEIIRYNGEEEYTEKVDCFSFGMFIYEIISLRQPFEGYESIKECILEGSRPPLTQRETQFPTYCLDLMVLCWDELPKKRPSASQIVSILTAPECIHLLDTIALPHSEKVVCGIFNILATNEDGTTGFEIWLPSYNSRIDILDVLPSGSFLQASAIYCKDRFQMDNPPSSDLSYNSKNIRSTHSSQHKTNMLCCCIIEDCIWIGDTVGSIHSYSIKNYAHTFTYMLDPAIKSPVISLVYLRKIERVAIGLHNGRVFLVDSTKVPTNCAFAEGTFVLTEICSGLILHSSCAVIINNEYELWCGEMAGKINVFPLNKTGVCGHQSLCHSEEPNIIEDVKVARMFATDDFVFSCLYPGFVVYQWNVCNKRIENKLDCSKLLPCSESLKSIAIDEHLSLVKCQISAMASHRNELYIGTTWGCLIITELKTLRPISVFRPYENEIKSIITVPHPNVPLIATIGRRYRSLIARFMDMDSPLEGTKCKIYEQGREVRPSVRDIDNNIHVLLWRTNNWP, from the exons ATGCCATGGCATTTTGTTGATAAGCCAAAACCTGGCACTGAAACCGCTTTGGAAGCCTGCGATTATTTCGTGGATGAAGTCATTGAATTTTCACACTCCTTAG ATGCGCGCGAGCAAGTTCGAATGATAAAGCATCGCGAATTACGTCACGCAGTACTAAATGGCGATGAACGTACTGTTTGTGTGCTTTTGGAAGCATTAGGTGCTGAAAGACATGTTGTAACGAATATGGCGCCAGCTGGAGCTAGCACGTTGCTTTATCT ggcTTCACAAGCTGGGTATGAGGGTATCACCAATCGTCTTTTAGATGCAGGAGCCGATGGTCGCTCACATGCTGTTACGAAATATTCGCCACTTTATGTTGCTGTACATCATGGACATtataatatagcaaaattaatgTTGGAACGATTCCCGGAATTGATACAg CAATCTACGGTTGAGCGCTGGCTGCCGATTCATGCTGCCTGCATTAACGGTCATATTTCATTACTAGAGTTGCTAATAGAATTTAAATACCCACAATATTTGTATACTATTTATCGCGATGTTGAAGGTAAATGGGAGTGGTACTTACCTTTCGATCCAAATGCGCAAGATGTAACAGGCCAGACCAGCCTTTATATCGCCAGCATTCTAGGTAACAAGGCATTGGTAAATTTGTTACTTAGATGGAAAGTGAAATGTCATAAAATAGTATCTAATGAAGTTGGCGGAAACGGAAAGGAAGCTACGCGAAATTCTAGTACCAGCAGTACCCCCATCACGCCTACTCGCAAGCGTATTTCATTTGGAATTCAGGCaattatgttaaaattaaatataactgGGGAAGACGATAATCGGGTTAGT gaAGAGAAGGAATCTGAAATATGTcccattaatttaaatttactttgcGGGGCAGCACGTGAAACTGCCCTCTTAGCAGCAGTGCGCGGTGGTTTTGTTGACGTTGCCAAATTGCTACTGGAACATGGGGCAAATCCCAATATTTTAGCCAAACCAGTTGAGGATCAAAATGATCCAAAATGCATAGAGGAAATATATGGGCTAAGTAATGTGCCAATTGCGGAGGCGTGTAAACAGCATTCATTACCAATGCTTGAATTgcttttaaa ATATGGAGCTCGCGATGAAAATGGCACGGCGTTAAGTGTGGCCATTACATCGGAAGATGAAGTAATATTGAATCGCTTACTTGCCCAGCGTGTGCATCCTGATTCcgattataaaattaacaaaaaggaGCTCCCAGCACCTATTGATGTAAATGCTTTTCTACCATCAGCAGCAAATATCTCGTATAGCGCAATGTTTCCCAATGTACCAACTATTATAGATTGGCATAATAATTCAAATGTTCAGTTGTCATTTGTGCG tGTTAATTGGCTGGTAAATGGTGTTCTAAAATTGAATCCCAAACTTCAAGGACATCCCATGGTAAATGATATCACATTGACTGCCATAACGCGTATAGATTTTTCTCATAACAACATCTCCATTATTCCGCTggcaatttttaaattagttagCTTGAA ATATTTAAATATCGCACAGAATAAAATTTCCAGTTTACCTTCGCCTGAGCAGTCACCTAATAGCGTGAAATATTCGTACAATTGTCCTGTACTTGAAGAGCTCTTCATACAGGATAATCGATTAGTAACAATTCCTACGGAAATATTTCACTTACCATCACTTGCTATTTTAGATATTTCAAATAACAAACTTCAAGAAATGCCGTTTGATATGTGGAAAGCGCCAAAGTTGCGTGAATTGAATATAGCTTTTAATTTACTCAGGGACTTGCCAGTACCTCCTATgcag ACTCTAATATCTCATCTCAGCTCGGAAAAGTTTGAATCAGAATCATTATTCAAAACTGATTCTTCAAATGAGAATAATTCTAAACAACGACACTTAGTTTTTCAACAGCTGATACATCGTAACATTTGGTCTAATTCGTTAGAAATAACTGACAATGAAATGAAGTGGAATAAATCTAAACAAGAAGAGGGATTTTCAAAGTTAAATAGCTTAAATATAGCCAACAATCTTTTTACCAGCATACCAGTAGTATTACCTTGTTTGGCGGCCAATTTAACTCGACTTAATATATCATATAATAGCTTaag ATCAATGGGTCATGTTACAAGTTATCCTTCAACACTCAAACAATTGGATTTAAGTCATAATGAAATTTCTTGTTGGCCAAGTTTGCCGCGCATCACCACTGAATCAGACCCACATTTGTTATGTTATAGTTTTATAGAGCAGCCCATTGCTGCATCCGCTGATGATGCAACTTCATTTGTTAAACCCGTGGTTAGTGGTAAAACGACTACATTTCGTAGCACAGTCCTTAAAAGTGTTTGTCAACATCGTCGTCATTTGAGACTTGAGTCTTTGCGTACTTTAATATTAGCGGACAACCTCCTGACACGTATACAGTTATCCACTGATGATGTCACTACACTTTTTAATGAATCTGACGATGCAGATTGGAGTGTTGTGGGTGTAACCAAATCTAAATTGATATTCCCAAATCTATCTATGCTGGATATTAGCAATAATTGCTTAAAG GAAATTCCTACTTCATTACACGAGTTAAATGGACTTAGTGTTCTGAATATAAGTGGCAATGTGAATATTACCGATCTACCACCACATCTCGGCCTTCTTTCCCGTTTGTGGAATTTAAACACACGTGGTTGTCTCCTTCAAGAGCCTCTCAAATCAATGATTGAAAgtaaaaagtataaaacaatGGATATTATTGGTTATTTGAAGTCTATTTATGAAAATTCCGTAATTTACGCTCGTATGAAGCTAATGGTAGTAGGCGTACAAGGTATTGGGAAGACGACCCTACTAGATCTGCTTAGACAGGGTGGTGGTTCACAGAAAACACGCGCTTCGGAGAATCATTGGACTAAACGTATGGGCCATAGGCGTAATAcctctaaattaaataataaaggaAATATTTCCACTGTTGGCGTTGATATTGGGACTTGGATATGTGAAAGAGGCAAGAAAGCGCCGGGATCTCATGGGCCAGTAATATTTCGAACTTGGGATTTCGGTGGGCAAAAAGA GTATTATGCAACACATCAGTACTTTTTGTCGAAACGCAGTTTGTATTTAGTACTTTGGAAGATAACTGATGGTCACAAAGGACTTTCAGAAATTCTTCAATGGTTAGGAAATATACAG gCTCGCGCACAAAATTCTGCCGTAATTATTGTTGGTACACATTTCGATGCCGTCGGTGAAACTTTTTCCGCACAAAAAGCTGAGGAATTGCAGCAAATTATACGCGAAAAATTCATTGCCATACCAGACGCTGAAAAAATCGGTCTCCCACGTGTAATTGACTCAATAGAAATTAGCTGCCG TACAATGCATAATGTACGTCTATTGGCTAACATCATTTACGATACTGCCTTTATGCTGCGTTCGCCTGGGTCCAAAGAGCCATTACTGCTGCAAAAGGTACCTGCTACATATATTGCTTTGGAAGACATAGTGAGTGTTATTGCTACTAATCTACGTTCCGCTGGGGTTGATCCTGTGCTTGATGCTGAAGAATATCGTAAATGTATCACTGAAGAAATGCGCTTACATAATTATAAAAGTTTCCGTGATACTGCAGAACTTAATCAAGCAACAATGTTTTTACATGATAATGGAGTTATTTTACATTACGATGACGCAACACTACGTGATTACTACTTTCTCGATCCACAATGGTTATGCGATATGCTAGCTCATGTCGTGACAGTACGAGAAATTAATCCCTTTGCTCGGACGGGAATTATGAATATGGATGATTTGGGATTGTTGTTCCGTAACGATAAAACCCAGAGCAATAAAAACAGAAG TTATATCGTAAGTCTGTtgaataaatttgaagttgCATTAACGTGGGATTCACGCACATTGCTAATACCTTCGTTGTTACCTTCTCATGAAGATTCTACAGCGAACGGAGGTACCAcaattaaa GTGTTCCAACGATCTCGTGCTCGAAACTTAAATAAAGGATGCTCAAATAAAATAGATACAAATAACCTAACATTCAAGTCACATTCGCCACATAATTGCTTTGGTTCTGATGTGGGATTACGACGTATCCTTTTAATGACATATTTTCCTTCTGGATTTTGGTCTCGCATTTTAACGAGATTGCTAGCTGATGAACAGATTATGGACGCTATAAAATCGATGTATTTGCCCGAAAATGAT AAATGCTTGGAATTTGATGTACGCACCACAGTGGACTTAGAGGCTAAATGGACTTTATGGCAAACTGGCGTTTCTTTGAACTTAGGctcgattttaatttttaaagtatgGGAAGTACCATTTCTCGCCACCACGACAACACAATTATTTCGAAATCCCATGAATCGCTTTAAACTCAAATTAGATGGTTTGTGGGGCGATATAAATTTATGGTCGTCTAGtatattggaaatatattttccgCTATTTAATATTGACGTATACAAGCAAGTATCAACTGACGATCCAGTATTTGTTGCACAAATTGAACCAGATATGTCAGTGGTTTCAAAATTATTGGCGCTTGTTGTAGATCATATTGATTTATTACTTGAAGATTGGTATCCAGCGTTAGGTACTCGATTTGTTCATACATCAGAAGGGCGATTTCTTATTACTCGTCTTGCTTTATGCccaaaatgtttacaaaaattaaagagtGACAACAGTGGTCGAGAAAATCGTGCTGCTATTAATTGTGGTGCAAGCGGTGGTGTTCCGGCAGACAGTTATAGTGGCAATAAAAATAAGCGAGCTGTAAAATTGAATGGAAGTTCTGATGAAAGCGGAATGAATTTGTTTTCAGCATATGTTAATGCTACAGAGCGGTGTGAACGATCATCAGAA GATTCTCTTTACCATTCGGATGCTGATTCAGGTGTGGGACCTGATTCTACCTCTTCCTCTCGGAATACATCTGTTGACGGACATCCCGTTTATAATCAACTGGAAGTAACAAGTGTCTGCTACTGTTGGATGGTTGAAGAATGTATCCTTTCGGTGTATAATGAGACAAAGATTGTTTGCCCTGTACATTtggatatacaaataaattggttGGCTCCCGATGTAGTATTTGCTGATATACCTGACCGATACAGTATAAATTCGGATGCTATTATTAAAGGTACTCTTCTAGGCCGCGGGGCTTTTGGTTTTGTATTCAAAGCAACTTGCAAATTAAAAACTGCACGCAGCTTTAAAGCTGTAGCTATGAAAATGTTGCAGCCTGTACCACCAGGACCAAGAGCCAAAGAG aGTGCTTTAATGGCATACAAAGTTGCTATGGGTAAATGGGATCGTGATCCACTTCAACATGCTTGTAAGGCTTACTGTACAGCACGACAAGAGTTAGCCGTTCTTCTAACATTAAAGCATCCAAATATTGTTCCCTTGGTTGGTATTTGCATAAGGCCTTTGGCGTTGGTGTTAGAACTTGCCCCAATGGGTGGTCTTGATTCGATTTTACGACAATACCGACGAAGAGGGGCACATATTGGACCGCACACGTTCCAAATATTGGTTTTGCAAGCAGCACGTGCTATCGAATATTTACATAGGCGACGTATAATTTATCGCGATTTAAAATCGGAAAATGTGCTTGTTTGGGATTTCCCAGATCCGCATAG TGAAGATACCCCGCGAAATAATGTTCAAATAAAGATTGCTGACTATGGTATTAGCCGTCAAACCGCACCAAATGGATCAAAGGGTTTTGGAGGTACTGAGGGCTTTATGGCACCTGAAATTATACGTTACAATGGCGAAGAGGAGTATACTGaaaaa GTCGATTGCTTTTCATTTGGCATGTTTATTTACGAAATTATTAGCTTACGTCAACCTTTTGAAGGCTACGAGTCTATAAAAGAGTGTATCCTGGAAGGTAGTCGTCCTCCTCTTACTCAGCGCGAAACGCAGTTTCCCACGTATTGCCTTGACCTTATGGTCCTCTGTTGGGATGAATTGCCGAAAAAACGTCCATCAGCTAGTCAAATTGTATCAATACTTACTGCTCCAGAGTGTATACACTTGTTAGACACAATTGCCTTGCCGCATAGTGAAAAAGTGGTTTGTGGTATATTCAATATCCTCGCAACAAATGAGG ATGGTACAACAGGTTTTGAGATTTGGCTTCCTTCCTACAATTCACGCATCGACATTCTCGATGTTTTACCATCTGGTAGTTTTTTACAAGCCAGCGCCATATATTGCAAGGATCGATTTCAAATGGATAATCCCCCAAGTTCAGATTTAAGTTATAACTCAAAGAATATTCGTTCAACCCATTCCAGTCAACATAAAACCAATATGCTTTGCTGTTGTATAATTGAAGATTGTATTTGGATTGGTGATACGGTAGGAAGTATACATTCATATAG caTCAAAAATTATGCCCACACTTTTACTTACATGCTAGATCCAGCTATAAAGTCTCCTGTTATAAGTCTAGTATATCTGCGTAAGATTGAACGTGTCGCTATAGGTTTACACAATGGTCGAGTTTTTTTAGTAGACTCTACGAAAGTACCAACCAATTGTGCTTTTGCTGAGGGTACATTCGTACTTACTGAAATTTGTTCCGGTCTTATATTGCATAGCTCATGTGCCGTGATTATTAATAA CGAATATGAACTTTGGTGTGGTGAAATGGCCGGTAAGATTAATGTATTTCCGTTGAACAAGACCGGCGTTTGTGGTCATCAGTCATTATGCCACAGTGAAGAACCTAATATTATTGAAGATGTGAAAGTCGCTCGGATGTTCGCAACAGACGactttgtattttcttgtctttaTCCTGGTTTTGTTGTATATCAGTGGAATGTCTGTAATAAACGAATCGAAAATAAACTTGATTGCTCTAAACTCTTGCCTTGCTCGGAGTCCTTGAAGAGTATAGCAATCGATGAGCATTTAAGTTTGGTGAAATGTCAAATATCTGCAATGGCTTCCCATCGTAATGAATTGTATATCGGTACAACGTGGGGTTGCCTGATAATTACCGAATTGAAAACGCTGAGGCCTATTAGCGTTTTTCGTCCATATGAAAATGAG ATAAAAAGTATTATCACTGTGCCTCATCCAAATGTTCCACTAATTGCAACTATTGGTCGGCGCTATCGTTCTTTGATAGCACGATTTATGGACATGGACAGTCCTCTGGAAGGAACCAAGTGTAAAATTTACGAGCAAGGACGCGAAGTGCGTCCTTCAGTTCGTGATATTGATAACAATATTCATGTTTTGTTATGGAGAACTAACAACTGGCCATAA